A region of Aliivibrio fischeri DNA encodes the following proteins:
- a CDS encoding YecA family protein, giving the protein MSEIKMPEFLTVESALKDSGLAVTPSELHGLLVGMISGGLSLDDQTWKPLIYDYTNDGMGWPDSAIKVGSAVFQCTVAELTAEKLALELLIPSEKESLMNRADGLSEWVNHFISGLGLVELKLDKTSDALKEALADLEEIARLGIDEEDDLEEQESLFEQIVEHVRICVLTIHAELGQQIHTDASKTVH; this is encoded by the coding sequence ATGAGCGAAATTAAAATGCCAGAGTTTTTAACCGTTGAGTCAGCTTTAAAAGACAGTGGACTTGCAGTTACACCATCAGAATTGCATGGTCTATTAGTTGGCATGATAAGCGGTGGTCTATCTCTTGACGATCAAACCTGGAAGCCATTGATTTATGATTACACTAACGATGGTATGGGATGGCCAGACAGTGCAATTAAAGTGGGAAGTGCGGTATTTCAATGCACAGTTGCTGAATTAACGGCTGAAAAGCTGGCTTTAGAGTTGTTAATCCCTAGTGAGAAAGAGAGCTTAATGAATCGAGCTGATGGGTTAAGTGAGTGGGTTAACCATTTTATCTCTGGTTTAGGTTTAGTTGAGCTTAAATTAGATAAAACATCTGATGCATTGAAAGAAGCGTTAGCTGATTTAGAAGAAATTGCACGTTTAGGTATTGATGAAGAGGATGATCTTGAAGAACAAGAAAGTCTCTTCGAACAAATAGTAGAGCATGTGCGCATTTGTGTTCTTACTATTCATGCTGAATTAGGTCAGCAAATACATACTGATGCGTCTAAAACAGTGCATTAA